A stretch of the Arachis stenosperma cultivar V10309 chromosome 6, arast.V10309.gnm1.PFL2, whole genome shotgun sequence genome encodes the following:
- the LOC130934285 gene encoding uncharacterized protein LOC130934285, translating to MSLAIDALGKISPWKEAWSFEAKILTIWEDTTIVNENMQKLLHMVLMDKLVRVIRHRFRIIFKCSTSVVAAASTLIPNPGLSLTSIDQILQKCIDYEYLIDFIEVLCGLKKRRDVECNEKILKVMILEVFADGKKISCNFVGDCPALINMNTLKRYQRPTVVILQSFKIKVNGGEELSMLHIYGIASHHFSRLRSNEVGDLVYVIDDESFDWKLIQTIDNLKGNNEVMIMCSIISCAVEKFTFYDKDQIWFLIGEIIDVLKHHKWWYYCCLCNAPVSHVENVFYYYLCRVECVDAIRRYWIKIIVFHSNGSNIFILEDDELKDDYTVPNSMISQLMNKKIVFIVDPRPVGYELNTSLHVIRAICDDVDIVKFLEDSTHDNQQQKFHLDPFVPHFSFEFKNPVEFQSNASIQCSSSPSPPVDQVSPISVLNWNCWMVNHDFHARILSSQGSNLFGNHQPLTIREELRSAFGQCKNTVEAVERMDECSG from the exons ATGAGTCTTGCTATTGATGCTCTTGGAAAAATCTCTCCATGGAAGGAAGCTTGGAGTTTTGAGGCTAAGATCTTGACCATTTGGGAAGATACTACGATTGTTAATGAAAATATGCAGAAACTCTTACACATGGTCTTGATGGATAA ATTGGTCAGGGTTATAAGACATCGGTTTCGCATCATTTTCAAGTGTAGTACCTCTGTTGTTGCAGCTGCAAGTACACTCATACCTAACCCTGGTTTAAGTCTAACTTCTATAGACCAGATTCTTCAGAAGTGCATTGATTATGAGTACTTAATAG aTTTCATCGAGGTCCTTTGTGGATTAAAAAAGAGAAGGGATGTTGAGTGTAATGAAAAGATATTGAAAGTTATGATCCTTGAAGTTTTTGCTGATGG GAAGAAAATCTCCTGCAATTTTGTTGGTGATTGTCCTGCTCTTATAAACATGAATACTTTGAAAAGGTACCAGAGACCAACTGTTGTAATTCTACAATCTTTCAAGATCAAAGTCAATGGAGGTGAAGAGTTGTCCATGTTGCACAT aTACGGTATTGCAAGCCACCATTTCAGTAGACTCCGTAGTAATGAGGTTGGGGATTTAGTATATGTAATTGATGATGAATCTTTTGACTGGAAGCTAATACAGACTATTGATAATCTTAAGGGAAACAATGAG GTGATGATAATGTGTTCCATTATCAGCTGTGCAGTAGAGAAGTTCACATTTTATGATAAG GATCAGATTTGGTTTTTGATCGGTGAGATTATTGATGTGCTGAAACATCATAAGTGGTGGTACTACTGCTGTTTGTGTAATGCACCTGTTTCTCATGTTGAGaatgtattttattattatctgTGTAGAGTTGAGTGTGTTGATGCCATAAGAAG GTATTGGATCAAAATtattgttttccattcaaatgGCAGCAATATTTTCATACTTGAGGATGATGAG TTAAAGGATGATTACACTGTTCCGAATAGCATGATTTCTCAGTTGATGAACAAGAAAATTGTCTTCATAGTGGATCCTAGACCCGTTGGATATGAATTGAATACATCTCTTCACGTTATTCGTGCAATATGTGATGATGTTGATATTGTGAAGTTTTTGGAGGACTCCACCCATGATAATCAACAGCAG AAATTTCATCTGGATCCATTTGTTCCTCATTTTTCTTTCGAATTTAAGAATCCAGTTGAGTTTCAGTCCAATGCAAGCATTCAATGTTCATCGAGCCCAAGTCCTCCAGTGGATCAGGTTTCCCCAATTTCTGTTCTCAACTGGAATTGTTGG ATGGTTAACCATGATTTTCATGCAAGAATTTTGTCCTCACAAGGTTCCAATTTATTTGGGAATCATCAGCCTCTCACTATTAGGGAAGAGCTTCGGAGTGCCTTTGGACAATGTAAAAATACTGTCGAGGCTGTTGAAAGGATGGATGAGTGTAGTGGCTAA